The Devosia sp. YIM 151766 genome includes a region encoding these proteins:
- the glgB gene encoding 1,4-alpha-glucan branching protein GlgB — translation MSSNTENWQADAREVAAIVAGRHSDAFAFLGLHDVQGQWVLRAFVPHAETLDAYTLDGKPLGHMIPRHAAGFFEARVDIAGRQPIRYEAKNAGGAWTIYDPYSFGPVLGPMDDYYIGEGSHLRLFDKLGAHEMEFEGIHGTHFAVWAPNALRVSVVGPWNDWDGRRHPMRNRKGIWEVFIPVLGTGTIYKFEIVGPDGVVLPLKADPFARQAEVRPHNASIVPDPTPFTWTDQRYMEERASHDWRRVPMSIYEVHLGSWRRRPDGGFMSYDQLAEQLVPYAADMGYTHLEFMPISEHPFDPSWGYQPTGLYAPTSRFGDPAGFARLVNAAHEAGLGVILDWVPAHFPTDDFGLAQFDGTALYEHADPRQGFHPDWNTAIYNFGRKEVSAYLTNNALFWFENFHIDGLRVDAVASMLYLDYSRQPGEWVPNQHGGNQNLEAVAFLQRVNAEVYSRFPGAFMIAEESTSWPGVSAPTYAGGLGFGFKWNMGFMNDTLRFMSRDAVHRRFHHNDLTFGMVYAFSENFVLPLSHDEVVHGKGSLLGKMPGDDWQQFANLRAYLAFMWGYPGKKLLFMGQEFAQRAEWSESKALDWFLLDSPNHEGMRRLVADLNTAYRSLPALYERDCEPEGFEWVIANDHTNSVLAWLRKAPGADPVLVISNLTPTPRSGYKVPMPIAGRWVERINTDAGWYAGGNKGNQGAIMAHAVEGRHLPAEAELYLPPLATLFLKYEPD, via the coding sequence GGTCGCGGCCATCGTGGCTGGCCGCCACAGCGATGCCTTTGCCTTTCTCGGCCTGCACGACGTCCAGGGCCAATGGGTGCTGCGCGCCTTCGTGCCGCATGCCGAAACGCTCGATGCCTATACGCTCGACGGCAAGCCGCTCGGGCATATGATCCCGCGCCATGCCGCCGGCTTCTTCGAGGCCAGGGTGGATATCGCCGGGCGCCAGCCCATCCGCTATGAAGCGAAGAATGCGGGCGGCGCCTGGACCATTTACGATCCCTATTCCTTCGGTCCGGTCCTGGGGCCGATGGACGATTATTATATCGGCGAGGGCAGCCATTTACGGCTGTTCGACAAGCTGGGCGCCCACGAAATGGAATTCGAGGGCATTCACGGCACCCATTTCGCCGTCTGGGCCCCCAATGCCTTGCGGGTGTCGGTGGTCGGTCCCTGGAACGATTGGGATGGCCGCCGCCACCCGATGCGCAACCGCAAGGGCATCTGGGAGGTCTTCATTCCGGTGCTGGGCACCGGCACCATCTATAAATTCGAGATCGTCGGGCCCGATGGCGTGGTGCTGCCGCTCAAGGCCGATCCCTTTGCCCGCCAGGCGGAAGTCAGGCCGCATAATGCCTCGATAGTTCCCGACCCGACGCCCTTCACCTGGACCGACCAGCGTTACATGGAAGAGCGGGCCAGCCACGATTGGCGCCGCGTACCCATGTCCATCTACGAGGTGCATCTGGGCTCCTGGCGCCGGCGGCCCGATGGCGGCTTCATGAGCTATGACCAATTGGCCGAGCAATTGGTGCCCTATGCGGCCGATATGGGCTATACCCATCTCGAATTCATGCCCATTTCCGAACATCCCTTCGATCCCAGCTGGGGCTACCAGCCGACCGGTCTCTATGCGCCCACCTCGCGCTTCGGCGATCCGGCGGGTTTCGCGCGGCTGGTTAATGCGGCGCACGAAGCCGGGCTGGGCGTCATCCTGGACTGGGTGCCGGCGCATTTCCCCACCGACGATTTCGGGCTGGCGCAATTCGACGGCACGGCGCTTTACGAACATGCCGATCCGCGCCAGGGCTTCCATCCGGACTGGAACACGGCGATCTACAATTTCGGGCGCAAGGAGGTTTCGGCCTATCTCACCAATAATGCGCTGTTCTGGTTCGAGAATTTCCATATCGACGGATTGCGCGTCGATGCCGTGGCCTCGATGCTCTATCTCGATTATTCCCGCCAGCCGGGCGAGTGGGTGCCCAACCAACATGGCGGCAATCAGAACCTTGAGGCGGTGGCCTTCCTGCAACGGGTCAATGCTGAGGTCTATAGCCGTTTTCCCGGCGCCTTCATGATCGCCGAGGAATCCACGTCCTGGCCGGGCGTCAGCGCCCCCACTTATGCCGGGGGGCTGGGCTTCGGCTTCAAGTGGAATATGGGCTTCATGAACGACACTTTGCGGTTCATGAGCCGCGACGCCGTGCATCGGCGCTTCCATCACAACGATCTCACCTTCGGCATGGTCTATGCCTTTAGCGAGAATTTCGTGCTGCCGCTGAGCCATGACGAGGTCGTGCATGGCAAGGGATCGCTGCTGGGCAAGATGCCGGGCGACGATTGGCAGCAATTCGCCAATCTGCGCGCCTATCTCGCTTTCATGTGGGGCTATCCGGGCAAGAAGCTGTTGTTCATGGGCCAGGAATTCGCCCAACGCGCCGAATGGTCGGAAAGCAAGGCGCTGGACTGGTTTCTGCTGGATTCGCCGAACCATGAGGGCATGCGGCGGCTGGTGGCCGATCTCAATACGGCCTATCGCAGCCTGCCGGCGCTTTATGAACGCGATTGCGAGCCGGAGGGCTTTGAATGGGTGATCGCCAACGATCACACCAATTCGGTGCTGGCCTGGCTGCGCAAGGCGCCGGGCGCCGATCCGGTGCTGGTCATCTCCAATCTGACGCCGACGCCGCGCAGCGGCTATAAGGTGCCCATGCCGATCGCCGGCCGTTGGGTGGAGCGGATCAATACCGATGCCGGCTGGTATGCCGGCGGCAATAAGGGGAACCAGGGCGCCATCATGGCCCATGCCGTTGAGGGGCGGCACCTGCCGGCGGAAGCGGAGCTTTACCTGCCGCCGCTGGCCACCCTGTTCCTGAAATACGAGCCGGACTGA
- the glgC gene encoding glucose-1-phosphate adenylyltransferase, whose translation MADYRVPSPLAREAMAYVLAGGRGTRLMELTDRRAKPAVYFGGKARIIDFALSNAINSGIRRISVATQYQAHSLIRHLSRGWNFLRQERNESFDVLPASQRVSETQWYAGTADAVYQNMDIIEDYGARYIVILAGDHIYKMDYEIMLRQHVDTGADVTIGCLEVPRMEATGFGVMHVDGRDRVVDFVEKPKDPPAIPDRPDMALASMGIYVFETRFLMEQLKRDAATEGSSRDFGKDLIPYIVKNGTAWAHRFNRSCVRSSNEKVAYWRDVGTVDAYWKANIDLTDINPQLDLYDRDWPIWTYAEITPPAKFVHDFDGRRGSAVNSLVSGDCIISGGHLQRTLLSTGSRVHSYSTLEEAVVLPYCDIGRNARLKKVIIDRGVNIPEGLVVGDDPEFDAKWFRRTEEGVTLITQNMINKYLADR comes from the coding sequence ATGGCAGATTATCGGGTTCCGTCGCCGCTGGCTCGTGAGGCAATGGCCTATGTGCTTGCGGGTGGGCGCGGCACGCGGCTCATGGAATTGACCGACCGGCGCGCCAAGCCGGCGGTCTATTTCGGCGGCAAGGCGCGCATCATCGACTTCGCGCTCTCCAATGCCATCAATTCGGGTATCCGCCGCATTTCGGTGGCCACGCAATATCAGGCGCATAGCCTGATCCGCCACCTGTCTCGCGGCTGGAACTTCCTGCGCCAGGAGCGCAATGAAAGCTTCGATGTGCTCCCCGCCAGCCAGCGTGTTTCGGAAACGCAATGGTATGCCGGCACCGCTGATGCCGTGTACCAGAACATGGACATCATCGAGGATTACGGCGCCCGCTACATCGTCATCCTGGCGGGCGACCATATCTACAAGATGGACTATGAGATCATGCTGCGCCAGCACGTCGATACCGGCGCGGACGTGACCATCGGCTGCCTGGAAGTGCCCCGCATGGAAGCCACCGGCTTCGGCGTCATGCATGTGGACGGGCGCGATCGGGTGGTGGATTTCGTCGAAAAACCCAAAGATCCGCCCGCTATTCCCGACCGGCCCGACATGGCGCTGGCCTCGATGGGCATTTATGTGTTCGAGACCCGGTTCCTGATGGAACAGCTCAAGCGCGATGCGGCGACCGAGGGGTCCAGCCGCGATTTCGGCAAGGACCTCATCCCCTATATCGTCAAGAACGGCACGGCCTGGGCGCACCGCTTCAATCGCTCCTGCGTCCGCTCCAGCAATGAGAAAGTGGCCTATTGGCGCGATGTGGGCACGGTCGATGCCTATTGGAAGGCCAATATCGACCTCACCGACATCAATCCGCAGCTCGATCTTTACGACCGCGACTGGCCGATCTGGACCTATGCCGAGATCACGCCGCCGGCCAAGTTCGTCCACGATTTCGATGGACGGCGCGGTTCGGCGGTCAATTCGCTGGTCTCGGGCGATTGCATCATTTCGGGCGGACATTTGCAGCGTACGCTGCTCTCCACCGGCTCGCGGGTGCATTCCTATTCGACGCTCGAAGAAGCGGTGGTGCTGCCCTATTGCGATATCGGGCGCAATGCGCGGCTCAAGAAGGTGATCATCGACCGCGGGGTCAATATTCCCGAGGGTCTGGTGGTGGGCGACGATCCCGAATTCGACGCCAAATGGTTCCGCCGCACCGAGGAGGGCGTGACCCTCATCACCCAGAACATGATCAACAAATATCTGGCCGACCGATGA
- the glgA gene encoding glycogen synthase GlgA, with protein MEVLSVASEVYPLIKTGGLADVAGALPGALAGSGVSMRTLMPGYPAVLGKMKNGREVARFDDLFGVTGRLIAGRAEGLDLIVLDAPALYDRPGNPYMGPEGWDWPDNWKRFAALSWVATELGLGLVEGYRPQVIHAHDWQAGLVPAYVKFGPSATLKTVMTVHNMAFQGTFGAEIFGQLRLPAHAFSVEGVEYYGGVGYLKAGVECADVVTTVSPTYAVEIRTPASGMGLDGLLNNRSATVFGVLNGIDMEAWNPATDTALKQNYTANTIQYRQVNKRALQEAFGLEQSTGPLFAVVSRLTWQKGIDLLAANIDLIVAEGGQLAVLGSGEADLENAIRAAAMRHPGKVGLVTGYNEALSHLVQGGADVMMMPSRFEPCGLTQLYALRYGCIPLVSRVGGLNDTVIDSNVAALQAQVSTGVQFAPPEQGALADAIRRMLNLYADEKSWKKMQRRGMKSDVSWATSAARYAQLYAALTGTTLNDNSDS; from the coding sequence ATCGAAGTTCTTTCGGTCGCCTCGGAGGTCTACCCGCTGATCAAGACCGGCGGACTGGCCGATGTCGCCGGGGCGCTGCCGGGCGCCCTGGCTGGGTCCGGGGTGAGCATGCGCACGCTGATGCCCGGCTATCCGGCGGTTCTCGGCAAGATGAAGAATGGGCGCGAAGTCGCCCGGTTCGACGACCTGTTTGGTGTCACCGGGCGGCTGATCGCCGGGCGGGCCGAGGGCCTAGACCTCATCGTGCTCGATGCCCCGGCGCTCTATGACCGGCCGGGCAATCCCTATATGGGGCCGGAGGGCTGGGACTGGCCGGACAATTGGAAACGCTTCGCGGCGCTGAGCTGGGTGGCGACGGAACTGGGGCTGGGTCTGGTCGAGGGCTATCGCCCGCAGGTCATCCACGCCCATGACTGGCAGGCCGGCCTCGTGCCCGCCTATGTGAAATTCGGCCCGTCCGCGACGCTCAAGACGGTGATGACCGTCCACAACATGGCGTTCCAGGGCACGTTCGGCGCGGAAATCTTCGGGCAATTGCGTTTGCCCGCCCACGCCTTTTCGGTCGAGGGCGTCGAATATTACGGCGGCGTCGGTTATCTCAAGGCCGGCGTGGAATGCGCCGATGTGGTGACCACGGTGTCGCCCACCTATGCGGTGGAGATCCGCACGCCTGCCTCCGGCATGGGTCTGGACGGCTTGCTCAACAATCGTTCCGCCACCGTGTTCGGCGTGCTCAACGGCATCGACATGGAGGCCTGGAACCCGGCGACCGACACGGCGCTCAAGCAGAATTATACCGCCAATACCATCCAGTACCGGCAGGTCAACAAGCGCGCCTTGCAGGAAGCCTTCGGGCTGGAGCAATCCACCGGCCCGCTCTTTGCCGTAGTGAGCCGGCTGACCTGGCAGAAGGGCATCGACCTGCTCGCCGCCAATATCGACCTCATCGTCGCCGAGGGCGGTCAGCTCGCCGTGCTCGGCTCGGGCGAGGCGGACCTAGAAAACGCCATCCGCGCCGCCGCCATGCGGCATCCCGGCAAGGTCGGCCTGGTGACCGGCTATAACGAGGCGTTAAGCCACCTGGTGCAGGGCGGCGCCGACGTGATGATGATGCCGTCGCGTTTCGAGCCCTGCGGCCTCACGCAGCTTTATGCGCTGCGCTATGGCTGCATACCGCTGGTCAGTCGCGTCGGAGGCCTCAATGACACGGTCATCGATAGCAATGTGGCAGCGTTACAGGCCCAGGTGTCAACCGGCGTGCAATTCGCGCCGCCTGAGCAGGGCGCATTGGCCGATGCCATCAGACGTATGCTAAACCTTTATGCCGACGAGAAATCCTGGAAGAAAATGCAGCGGCGGGGCATGAAATCGGATGTGAGCTGGGCCACCAGCGCCGCCCGCTATGCCCAGCTCTATGCCGCGCTGACCGGAACCACGCTAAATGACAATTCTGACAGTTAA